The DNA window AAGATTTAAACAAAAAAATAATAGTTATTAATATTTTAATAAATTTAAATTATTATTTAATTAAGTTAAAATAATTTAATAAACAATTTTTAAAATTTTAATATATTTTTTATAAAAAAATTTTAGTAAAATATTACTTATATTATAAATTTCATTAAGAGAATAAAATGTCTAAAATAAAAAAAATAATAGGTAGAGAAATTATTGATTCTAGAGGTTATCCAACTATTGAAGCAGAAGTACATTTAAATAATAACATAATTGGGATCGCATCTGTTCCTTCTGGTGCATCAACAGGATCTAAAGAAGCAATTGAATTGCGTGATGGAGATAAAAAAAGATTTTTAGGTAAAGGAGTTTTAAAATCAGTTGAAATAATTAATAATATTTTAAATAAATATTTAATTAATCAAAATTCATTAGATCAAGAAAATATTGATAAAATTATGATTAATTTAGATAATACTGAAAACAAATCTAATTTTGGAGCTAATACTATTTTAGCAGTTTCTTTAGCTAATGCTAGGGCTGCTGCTTTATTTAATAATATACCATTATTTCAATATATTAGTATTATTAATAATACAAAAGAAAAACTTTCTATGCCATTACCAATGATTAATGTTATTAATGGAGGTAAACATGCTGATAATAATTTAGATATACAAGAATTTATGATACAACCTATTAGTGCAAAAAATATAAAAGAAGCTATACGTTATGGGGCTGAAATATTCCATCATTTAGCATTAGTACTTAAAAAAAAAAAATTAATTACTTCAGTTGGGGATGAAGGGGGATATGCTCCTAATTTAAATAATAATAGTGAAGCATTTGATATAATATCAACGGCTATTTATAATGCAGGATTTATTATTGGTAAAGATATTACTTTTGCTATTGATTGTGCTGCTTCAGAATTATTTTATAATAAAAAATATTATTTAAAAAGTGAAAATATAAATTTTTCTTCAAAAGAGTTTACAAATTTTTTATTTAATTTAGTTAAAAAATATCCTATTACCTCAATAGAGGATGGATTAAATGAATCTGATTGGGATGGTTTTATATATCAAACAAAAATATTAGGTAATAAAATTCAATTAGTAGGAGATGATTTATTTGTTACAAATCAAAAATATTTAAAAAAAGGAATTAAATATAAGGTAGCTAATGCAATTTTAATAAAATTAAATCAAATAGGATCCCTTACAGAAACATTATCTACTATTAAAATAGCTAAAAAAGCAGGATATAAAATTATTATTTCACATAGATCTGGCGAAACAGAAGATACTTTTATTTCAGATTTAGCAGTAGGTACAAATGCTGATCAAATTAAAACAGGTTCTATGAGTCGTTCTGATAGAAATGCAAAATATAATCAATTAATTAGAATTGAAGAAAAATTATAAATAATTTATTACTATGTTGTATATATATTCAACATAGTAAAGTTTTATTTAAATAAAATTTAAATTTAAAATGAAAATATATTCGGAAGAAAAAATAATTTTTTGGTTAAAAAAACAGAGTTCTTTTGCTAAAAATTTATTAATAATTTCTTATTTGTTAAATTTTATTAACATATGTGTATTAATAATACAAAATTGGATATTATCTAAACAAATACAAACTTTCTTTTTTAAAGAAAATAAAAAAAAGATTTTTTATTATTATATAATATTATTTTTATGTTTTATTATAAAAATATTTTTAACTATTATAATAAATAAAATAAATTTTTATTATAGTGAAATAATAAAAATCTCTATTAGAAAAAAAATTTTAAGTAAATTAACATCTAGATATTATGAAAAATTAAAAAATCAAACAACTGGATCTGATATATCATTAATTATAAATCAAGTAGAAAATTTACAAGATTATTATAAACAATATATACCTCAATTTTTTAATGTAAAAATATCATCATTAATAATTTTAATTAATATATTATTTATTAGTTGGATTATAGATTTAATAATAATTATTATTAGTATAATAATTATTTTTTTTATAATATTAATTGGAAAAAAAACTATACAAAAAAATAAAAAAAATTTTAAATTATTATCACTTTTAAACGGATTATTTTTTGATAGATTAAAAGGAATAGAAACTATTAGATTATTTAATCTTTACAAAATAGAAATAAAGAAAATTTCTTTTTATATTGAACAATATAGAAAAAAAAATATTGAAATATTAAAAATTATTTTTTTAACTTCAGCTATTTTAGAATTTTTTTCTTCTATTTCTTTAGCTTTTATTATTATGTATTTTAGTTTTACATATTTACATATAATAAATTTTGGTTTTTATAATAAAAATATTAAAATATTACATAGTTTTTTTATATTAATGTTAATTTCTGAATATTTTCAAAATTTTAGTAATTTAGGAATATTATATCATATTAAATCTAAAGCTATTGGTGCAGCAGATAATATTATAAAATTATTAAATAATAAAATTTATATTTTAAAAAAAAAAAAACAATTTTTTTTTAAAAAAACAAATAATTTAGAAATAATAGCAAAAAATTTAATAATTAAAGATAACAAAGGTAAGATATTAATAGGTCCTATATCTTTTAAAATATTTTCTGGTAAAAATATAGTTATTATTGGTGATAATGGATGTGGTAAAACAACATTATTTAATGTTTTTTTAGGTCTTTTACCATATAATGGATCATTAAAAATTAATAATATTGAATTTAAAAATATAAATTTATATAGTTGGTATAAAAAAATATCATTTATAAAACAAAATCCTAAACTACCTGCTATAACAATTAAAAAAAGTTTATTTTTTAATAAAAAAATAAATATTTCTAAAATAGAAAAAATTATTAAGGATATTGGTATAATAAATTTTCTAAAAAAATTACCTAATGGAATAGATACTTCTTTATATAAAGAAAATATATATTTATCAGTTGGACAACTACAAAGAATAGCTATTGCTAGAGCTTTAATTAAAGATCATCTAATATTATTATTAGATGAACCAATATCTAATATTGATATTAGAAGTCAATATGATATTATTAAATCAATAAAAAAAAATAATTCACCTTTTAAAATTAGTATAACAATTACACATAAAATATATCAAATAAATTATTGTAATGAAATATGGTATATGAAAAATGGGAAAATTGTTAAAAAACATATTTTAAAACTAAAAGAAAACAAATAAATTTTTTATTTAAAAAAGAGTTTTTAAAATGTTTTATGTATTTTATTTTTTAAAAAATAATAAAAATTATATTAAAAAAATTTTTTTAGGAATTTTTCTATCTGTAATAAATAATTTAATGAATTTATTCTTATCTATAATTTCTGGATATTTATTAACTTATACTTTTTTATTAAGTATGGAAAATAATCAAATTTATTATAATTATATTATACCTTCAACTATTATTAGATTAATTTCAGTAATAAAAATTATTACTAAATATTTCGAAAAAATAATTCAACATAATAATACTTTATATTTTTTAAAAAATTTAAGAATTATAATTTTAAAAAAAATATTTCCTTTATATCCATCTAATTTAATTTCAATCAATAATATTGAAATATTAAATATATTAATTTCAGATATTGAAATATTAGATTTTTTATATTTACGAATAATTACACCTTTTTTGATTATTATTATAATCACTTTATTAGTTTTAATATATTTAAGTATATTTAATACATTTTTTTTTATAATTTTATTTATTAATATATTAATATTAATTATATTTTATTTTTTTTATTTTTATAAAAAAGGAAAAATAATAGGAGAAAAAAACATAAATACAAAAAAAAAATATTATTATCTAATAAATAATTTTTTATCACATTATACTGAATATAAAGTATTTGAAGGTATAAAATATATATCTAATAAAATCAATATTTTAGAATTAAAATTACAACAAATACAATTAACAAAAAATAATAATAATATTTATTCACAATTATTAATAATTATTATTACTGATATGAATATATTATTATTGTTAATATATAACCATATATATTTTAATAATATAGAATTACAGCATAAAATTATATTATTTTTATTATTTTTAATAACATTTTCAAAAATATTATTTCCTTTAAATAATATTTTTCAAAATATTCATGAAATATTTTTTTCAGCTAAAAAGATTTTTAATTTTATAAATAAAAAACCAACTATTATTTTTATAAATAAAAAAAAAAATAATAGAAATTACTGTTTAGAATTAAAGATAAAAAATTTATCTTTTTATTATAAAAAAAATTATCCATATATATTAAAAAATATATCTTTACATATAAAAAAAAAACAAAAAATTGCTATTACCGGATATAATGGATGTGGAAAAACAACATTATTTATGTTACTAACTAGAGCATGGAATCCAATAAAAGGCAAAATTTATTTAAATAAATATAATTTAAATAAATGGAATTTATCTTTACTAAGAAAAAATATAAGTGTTTTACCTCAAAAAATATATTTATTTAGTGATACATTAAAAAATAATATATTATTAAATAATCAAAATAATATAGATATTAATAATAAATATTTAATAAAAATTTTAAAATTAGTTGGTTTAAAAAATTTATTAGATAAAAAAAATAATTTAAATATATGGATGGGAGAAGGAGGAAGAACACTTTCAGGAGGAGAATTAAAAAAATTAGGAATAGCAAGAATTATCTTTCATAATGGAGATTTGATTTTATTAGATGAACTTACAGAAGGATTAGATCCAAATTCATCTATTAAAATTATTAATTTAATTTTATCAATTTTTCAAAAAAAAATAATTATATTTATTACACATAATATTAATATTATGAAAAAAATGGATTGTATTTATTTTATGGATAATGGTTTTTTAGTTGAAAAAGGAAATTATAAAGAGTTAATAAATAAAAAAGGATATTATTGGAATTATATAAAAAATAATATAAAATTATAATTATAATATTTTATTTATTTAAATAAGGTATAATAATGTCAAAAGAAGATCATATAGAAATGCAAGGTATAGTATTAAATACATTACCAAATACTATTTTTCATGTAAAATTAGAAAATGGGCATATAATAACAGCTCATATTTCAGGTAAAATGAGGAAAAATTATATTCGTATATTAACAGGAGATAAAGTTACAGTAGAATTAACACCATATGATTTAGAAAAAGGAAGAATTATTTTTCGTAGTCGTTAATAATTTGATTATTTAAAATAATATAATTTATAGTAAAATAATTTACTATTTATTTATTAATATTAATTATTTTTAATAAATTAATTATTTATTAATAATTTTTATTTAAAAATTTTTGTGCATCTAATGCAGCCATACATCCTGTAGCTGATGATGTAATTGCCTGTCTATAAGTATTATCCATAACATCACCAGCAGCAAAAATTCCAGGGATATTTGTTTCTGTAAAATAGGAATTATTTAATTTATTTTTATTAGTAATAATATAACCATATTCATCTAATTCTAATATTTTTTTAAATAAAATACTATTAGGAATAGTACCAATTAAAATAAATATCCCATATAATGGGATTATTTGAATATTTTTATTGTATAAAGAATAAATTTTTATACCTGTTACTCCAATATTATTCCCTAATATTTTTTTTACTATATAAGGAGTATGTAAAATGACTTTATTATTTTTTATTAATATTTCTAATTTTTGAAGTAATATTTTTTCAGCAGTAAAATTATTTTTTCTATGAATTAAATGTACTTTAGAAGCAATTTTTCCTAAATATAATGCTTCTTCTATTGCAGAATTACCTCCTCCTATAATAGCTACTACTTTATTACGATAAAAAAAACCATCACAAACAGCACAAGAAGAAACCCCTTTTCCTATAAATTTTTTTTCAGAA is part of the Enterobacteriaceae endosymbiont of Donacia fulgens genome and encodes:
- the infA gene encoding translation initiation factor IF-1, with amino-acid sequence MSKEDHIEMQGIVLNTLPNTIFHVKLENGHIITAHISGKMRKNYIRILTGDKVTVELTPYDLEKGRIIFRSR
- the eno gene encoding phosphopyruvate hydratase, yielding MSKIKKIIGREIIDSRGYPTIEAEVHLNNNIIGIASVPSGASTGSKEAIELRDGDKKRFLGKGVLKSVEIINNILNKYLINQNSLDQENIDKIMINLDNTENKSNFGANTILAVSLANARAAALFNNIPLFQYISIINNTKEKLSMPLPMINVINGGKHADNNLDIQEFMIQPISAKNIKEAIRYGAEIFHHLALVLKKKKLITSVGDEGGYAPNLNNNSEAFDIISTAIYNAGFIIGKDITFAIDCAASELFYNKKYYLKSENINFSSKEFTNFLFNLVKKYPITSIEDGLNESDWDGFIYQTKILGNKIQLVGDDLFVTNQKYLKKGIKYKVANAILIKLNQIGSLTETLSTIKIAKKAGYKIIISHRSGETEDTFISDLAVGTNADQIKTGSMSRSDRNAKYNQLIRIEEKL
- the trxB gene encoding thioredoxin-disulfide reductase, which produces MKNLKKTKLLILGSGPAGYTSAIYAARANLSPIIVTGNNIGGQLTKTFSIENWPGNFPQITGKKLMDQLCNHALYFNTNIINDTIIKIINFNKSPFIVEGNLFRYICNSIIIATGSYPKFLGLDSEKKFIGKGVSSCAVCDGFFYRNKVVAIIGGGNSAIEEALYLGKIASKVHLIHRKNNFTAEKILLQKLEILIKNNKVILHTPYIVKKILGNNIGVTGIKIYSLYNKNIQIIPLYGIFILIGTIPNSILFKKILELDEYGYIITNKNKLNNSYFTETNIPGIFAAGDVMDNTYRQAITSSATGCMAALDAQKFLNKNY
- a CDS encoding ATP-binding cassette domain-containing protein; protein product: MFYVFYFLKNNKNYIKKIFLGIFLSVINNLMNLFLSIISGYLLTYTFLLSMENNQIYYNYIIPSTIIRLISVIKIITKYFEKIIQHNNTLYFLKNLRIIILKKIFPLYPSNLISINNIEILNILISDIEILDFLYLRIITPFLIIIIITLLVLIYLSIFNTFFFIILFINILILIIFYFFYFYKKGKIIGEKNINTKKKYYYLINNFLSHYTEYKVFEGIKYISNKINILELKLQQIQLTKNNNNIYSQLLIIIITDMNILLLLIYNHIYFNNIELQHKIILFLLFLITFSKILFPLNNIFQNIHEIFFSAKKIFNFINKKPTIIFINKKKNNRNYCLELKIKNLSFYYKKNYPYILKNISLHIKKKQKIAITGYNGCGKTTLFMLLTRAWNPIKGKIYLNKYNLNKWNLSLLRKNISVLPQKIYLFSDTLKNNILLNNQNNIDINNKYLIKILKLVGLKNLLDKKNNLNIWMGEGGRTLSGGELKKLGIARIIFHNGDLILLDELTEGLDPNSSIKIINLILSIFQKKIIIFITHNINIMKKMDCIYFMDNGFLVEKGNYKELINKKGYYWNYIKNNIKL
- a CDS encoding ABC transporter transmembrane domain-containing protein — protein: MKIYSEEKIIFWLKKQSSFAKNLLIISYLLNFINICVLIIQNWILSKQIQTFFFKENKKKIFYYYIILFLCFIIKIFLTIIINKINFYYSEIIKISIRKKILSKLTSRYYEKLKNQTTGSDISLIINQVENLQDYYKQYIPQFFNVKISSLIILINILFISWIIDLIIIIISIIIIFFIILIGKKTIQKNKKNFKLLSLLNGLFFDRLKGIETIRLFNLYKIEIKKISFYIEQYRKKNIEILKIIFLTSAILEFFSSISLAFIIMYFSFTYLHIINFGFYNKNIKILHSFFILMLISEYFQNFSNLGILYHIKSKAIGAADNIIKLLNNKIYILKKKKQFFFKKTNNLEIIAKNLIIKDNKGKILIGPISFKIFSGKNIVIIGDNGCGKTTLFNVFLGLLPYNGSLKINNIEFKNINLYSWYKKISFIKQNPKLPAITIKKSLFFNKKINISKIEKIIKDIGIINFLKKLPNGIDTSLYKENIYLSVGQLQRIAIARALIKDHLILLLDEPISNIDIRSQYDIIKSIKKNNSPFKISITITHKIYQINYCNEIWYMKNGKIVKKHILKLKENK